The Nocardia arthritidis genome has a window encoding:
- a CDS encoding RidA family protein, giving the protein MSEKIAVRTELAPAPAHTFSQGVRKGPFVQVSGQGPVDPATNQYLFPGDVAAQTIRTLQNVKAIVEASGATFDDIVMLRVYLTTRDDFAAMNDAYGEFVAANTTGDVLPCRTTVFTGLPRAEMLVEIDAVAIVAE; this is encoded by the coding sequence ATGTCGGAAAAGATCGCTGTCCGTACCGAACTCGCGCCCGCACCCGCGCACACGTTCTCCCAGGGTGTGCGCAAGGGCCCATTCGTCCAGGTCTCCGGTCAGGGTCCGGTGGATCCCGCCACCAACCAGTACCTGTTCCCCGGTGACGTTGCGGCACAGACGATCCGGACCCTCCAGAACGTCAAGGCGATCGTCGAGGCGTCCGGCGCCACCTTCGACGATATCGTGATGCTGCGCGTCTACCTCACCACCCGCGACGACTTCGCCGCCATGAACGACGCATACGGCGAATTCGTCGCCGCCAACACCACCGGCGACGTACTCCCCTGCCGCACAACAGTTTTCACCGGCCTCCCGCGTGCCGAAATGCTCGTCGAAATCGACGCCGTCGCCATCGTCGCGGAGTAG
- a CDS encoding IclR family transcriptional regulator, with amino-acid sequence MSQSLLRALTILVSLGTDTQSLDQLAAQLGVHKSTVLRLLQTMESERFVTHDSQHRYALGSRLFELANQALEHRDVRALARPHLAKLNAQTGQTIHLATYESGDVIYIDKIDAIHSVRMYSRIGRPAPLHCTAVGKVLVAAQPPAERRAIADRIDYHPFTERTIRTPERYLAELEMVAAQGYAEDHEEHETFVNCIGVPVRNGTGAVIAAVSMSVPDMLLDHDQVLAALPQVRAAADAISIELGWTAGRDTNTKG; translated from the coding sequence ATGAGTCAAAGTCTGCTGCGCGCACTCACCATCCTCGTCTCACTGGGCACGGACACCCAGTCGCTGGATCAGCTCGCCGCCCAACTCGGCGTCCACAAATCCACCGTGCTGCGGCTGCTGCAGACCATGGAGTCCGAGCGCTTCGTCACCCACGACAGCCAGCATCGCTACGCACTCGGCTCCCGGCTGTTCGAACTGGCGAATCAGGCGCTGGAGCACCGCGATGTCCGCGCGCTCGCCCGCCCGCATCTGGCCAAGCTGAACGCCCAGACCGGGCAGACCATCCATCTGGCCACCTACGAATCCGGCGATGTCATCTACATCGACAAGATCGATGCGATCCACAGCGTGCGAATGTATTCCAGGATCGGGCGGCCCGCTCCGCTGCACTGCACGGCCGTCGGCAAGGTGCTCGTCGCGGCGCAACCGCCCGCCGAGCGCAGGGCCATCGCCGACCGGATCGACTATCACCCGTTCACCGAGCGCACCATCCGGACCCCCGAGCGATATCTGGCGGAGCTGGAAATGGTTGCCGCACAAGGTTATGCGGAGGATCACGAGGAGCACGAGACCTTCGTCAACTGCATCGGCGTCCCGGTGCGCAACGGCACCGGCGCGGTGATCGCGGCGGTGTCCATGTCGGTGCCGGACATGCTGCTCGACCACGACCAGGTGCTCGCCGCACTCCCCCAGGTGCGCGCGGCCGCCGACGCCATCTCCATCGAACTCGGCTGGACCGCAGGCCGGGACACCAACACGAAAGGCTGA
- a CDS encoding sugar kinase, with amino-acid sequence MTVGEGLAVLVAHPGPLEDSETFERTAGGAEANVAAVLAQLGVETAWISRVGDDGFGRYLVGNLAAQGVDVSAVVTDPARATAVYVKERGSGSGKATDLAEQQSRMLYYRTGSAASALSAADLAAPAAAHLLDRCHLVHFSGITTALSASATELTDALIALPRRGRLVSFDLNYRPRLWAGRREQAADVLARQVRGSDVVFIGTDEAGEVFGTDDPDRLRALFPEPGSLVIKDDANAVIGYEGAQRVSVPALRVEVAERIGAGDAFAGGYLAALLHGRPLEQRLRYGHLCAAAALTGTGDAARLPAPEVLAALAAVDEKQWTSIDYAAAVTGGAVLSDPACDKAEI; translated from the coding sequence GTGACCGTGGGCGAGGGCCTCGCGGTGCTGGTGGCGCATCCCGGCCCGCTGGAGGATTCCGAGACCTTCGAGCGCACGGCGGGCGGCGCGGAGGCCAATGTCGCCGCCGTCCTGGCCCAGCTCGGCGTCGAGACCGCCTGGATCTCCCGGGTCGGCGACGACGGCTTCGGCCGGTACCTCGTCGGAAATCTCGCGGCACAGGGCGTCGACGTCTCCGCGGTGGTCACCGATCCGGCCCGCGCCACCGCGGTGTACGTCAAAGAGCGCGGCAGCGGCTCCGGCAAGGCCACCGATCTGGCCGAGCAGCAGAGCCGAATGCTGTACTACCGCACCGGATCCGCGGCCAGCGCGCTGTCCGCCGCCGATTTGGCCGCACCCGCCGCCGCGCACCTGCTCGACCGCTGCCACCTGGTGCATTTCAGCGGTATCACCACGGCGCTTTCGGCCTCGGCCACCGAACTCACCGACGCGCTCATCGCCCTCCCGCGCCGCGGCAGGCTGGTGAGCTTCGACCTCAACTACCGGCCGCGTCTGTGGGCGGGCCGCCGCGAGCAGGCCGCCGATGTACTGGCCCGCCAGGTGCGCGGCAGCGATGTGGTGTTCATCGGCACCGACGAGGCGGGCGAGGTATTCGGCACCGACGATCCGGACCGGCTGCGCGCGCTGTTCCCGGAACCGGGCAGCCTCGTCATCAAGGACGACGCCAACGCCGTTATCGGATACGAAGGCGCACAGCGCGTTTCGGTGCCCGCACTGCGGGTGGAGGTGGCCGAGCGGATCGGCGCGGGCGATGCCTTCGCCGGCGGTTACCTCGCCGCACTGCTGCACGGCCGTCCGCTCGAACAGCGCCTGCGCTACGGCCACCTGTGCGCGGCGGCGGCGCTCACCGGAACCGGAGACGCCGCGAGGCTACCCGCGCCGGAAGTGCTGGCCGCGCTGGCGGCCGTCGACGAAAAGCAATGGACCAGTATCGATTACGCCGCCGCCGTAACGGGTGGCGCCGTGCTTTCCGACCCGGCATGCGATAAGGCTGAGATATGA
- a CDS encoding alanine racemase yields MQGGYSSAGVYPREGSAVAIDKEVVAALDSRTLGPEHKGLPPAAWGRTVREFLATAPHLADLVTPVFTIDRAAVANNVAVYADWTRANGVRLAPHGKTTMAPQLWAQQLDAGAWGIALATPWQVQVARSFGVRRVLLANALVDPVGLRWVAAESARDPEFEFVSWVDSVDTVRWMDQHLGDTSSRVRVLVELGGPHGRTGARSVESALEVAGAVTESARLELAGIAGYEGALGHDRGTAAIDTIRHYLGEMARLHRELAARGWYGAAAVVTAGGSSYPDLVVQGLAELADEEGAQGVPTTVVLRSGAYIIHDDGFYAGISPLAGRLRSAMHGWARTVSRPEPELALLDAGKRDFPFDEGLPAPQLLVGAGTAGLNPAATVSALNDQHTFLRLPGGDAADVPIGSVLRLGLSHPCTAFDKWRLIPVIDDASAADPRVVDLVHTFF; encoded by the coding sequence ATGCAAGGAGGCTATAGCTCGGCGGGTGTATATCCGCGGGAAGGATCGGCCGTGGCGATCGACAAGGAAGTCGTTGCAGCACTGGACAGTCGGACGCTGGGTCCGGAGCACAAGGGGCTCCCGCCCGCGGCCTGGGGTCGCACCGTGCGCGAATTCCTGGCCACGGCACCGCATTTGGCTGATCTGGTCACCCCGGTATTCACCATCGACCGGGCCGCCGTCGCAAATAATGTCGCGGTATACGCGGATTGGACGCGGGCCAATGGCGTCCGGCTCGCACCGCACGGGAAAACCACCATGGCACCGCAACTTTGGGCCCAGCAGCTGGACGCGGGCGCCTGGGGTATCGCCCTGGCCACACCCTGGCAGGTGCAGGTGGCCCGCTCCTTCGGGGTGCGGCGCGTCCTGCTGGCCAACGCGCTGGTCGACCCGGTCGGATTGCGTTGGGTGGCAGCGGAATCGGCGCGCGATCCGGAATTCGAATTCGTGAGCTGGGTGGACTCGGTCGATACCGTGCGATGGATGGACCAGCACCTGGGCGATACTTCGTCCCGGGTGCGGGTGCTCGTGGAACTCGGTGGGCCGCACGGCCGTACGGGTGCGCGCAGCGTCGAGTCCGCGCTCGAGGTGGCCGGGGCGGTCACCGAATCCGCGCGGCTGGAGCTGGCCGGGATCGCGGGCTACGAGGGTGCGCTCGGCCACGACCGCGGTACCGCCGCGATCGACACCATCCGCCACTACCTCGGCGAAATGGCGCGCCTGCACCGCGAACTCGCGGCGCGCGGCTGGTACGGCGCGGCCGCCGTCGTCACCGCGGGCGGCAGCTCCTATCCGGACCTGGTGGTACAGGGTTTGGCGGAACTGGCCGACGAGGAAGGCGCACAGGGCGTTCCGACCACGGTGGTGCTGCGCTCCGGCGCGTACATCATCCACGACGACGGCTTCTACGCCGGTATCTCGCCGCTGGCCGGACGGCTGCGCTCGGCCATGCACGGCTGGGCCCGCACGGTCTCCCGGCCCGAGCCGGAACTCGCGCTGCTCGACGCGGGAAAGCGCGACTTTCCGTTCGACGAGGGTCTGCCCGCGCCGCAGCTGCTCGTGGGAGCTGGAACGGCGGGGCTGAATCCGGCCGCGACCGTGAGCGCGCTCAACGATCAGCACACCTTTCTGCGGCTGCCGGGTGGTGACGCCGCCGACGTTCCGATAGGCAGCGTGCTGCGACTCGGACTTTCGCATCCGTGTACCGCCTTCGACAAATGGCGGCTCATCCCGGTCATCGATGACGCGAGCGCCGCGGATCCGCGCGTCGTCGACCTCGTGCACACCTTCTTCTGA
- a CDS encoding N-acyl-D-amino-acid deacylase family protein: MTDLLIRDIDIIDGTGAPGFRGDVRVSGDRIAELAAPGTLDAAGRSVVAAPPGTVLAPGFIDMHAHSDLHLLTEPGHLPKISQGVTTEVIGQDGLSYAPIDAAALAVLRRQIAGWNGNPAGLDFSWRTVAEYLDRLDEGITPNAAYLVPQGTLRLMVVGPEQRPATTAEIDRMRELLAQGLRDGAVGMSSGLTYTPGMYADTGELAALCEVVAEYGGFYAPHTRSYGKGALDAYAEMIGLARATGCALHLTHATMNFGVNRGRAPEFLALLAAARADGCDITLDTYPYLPGSTTLSALLPSWAMSGGPDAALARLADPAERARITLDVNVNGSDGCHGVTVEWDTIQISGVGNDELRSAVGKTVAELAAERGAEPVAIFFDLLRRDQLATTILQHVGHEENVRAIMADPGHMGGSDALLVGDRPHPRAWGTFPRYLARYVRELGVLGLAECVHHLTGRPARRLRLRERGLIRAGYAADLVLFDPATITDTATFENPKQRARGIAHVLVNGRFAIENGTPTGILAGRSLRMDASRKETR, encoded by the coding sequence ATGACCGACCTATTGATTCGCGATATCGACATCATCGACGGTACCGGTGCGCCCGGATTCCGCGGCGATGTGCGCGTGAGCGGCGACCGGATCGCCGAGCTCGCCGCACCCGGAACCTTGGACGCCGCAGGGCGATCCGTCGTCGCGGCGCCGCCGGGAACCGTGCTCGCCCCCGGCTTCATCGATATGCACGCGCATTCCGACCTGCACCTGCTCACCGAACCCGGGCATCTGCCGAAGATCAGCCAGGGCGTCACCACCGAGGTGATCGGGCAGGACGGACTGTCCTACGCACCCATCGATGCGGCGGCGCTCGCCGTGCTGCGCCGCCAGATCGCCGGGTGGAACGGCAATCCCGCCGGACTCGACTTCTCCTGGCGCACCGTCGCCGAATACCTGGACCGGCTCGACGAGGGCATCACCCCGAACGCGGCCTACCTGGTACCGCAGGGCACATTGCGCCTGATGGTGGTGGGCCCCGAGCAGCGTCCGGCGACGACGGCCGAAATCGACCGCATGCGTGAGCTTTTGGCGCAGGGACTGCGCGACGGCGCGGTCGGCATGTCCAGCGGGCTCACCTATACCCCCGGAATGTACGCCGACACCGGCGAATTGGCCGCGCTGTGCGAGGTGGTGGCCGAATACGGCGGCTTCTACGCCCCGCACACCCGCTCGTACGGCAAGGGCGCGCTGGACGCGTACGCCGAAATGATCGGGCTGGCCCGCGCGACCGGCTGCGCACTGCACCTGACCCACGCCACCATGAACTTCGGCGTGAACCGCGGGCGCGCACCGGAATTCCTCGCGCTGCTGGCGGCGGCCCGCGCCGACGGCTGCGATATCACCCTCGACACCTACCCGTATCTGCCCGGCTCCACCACACTTTCGGCGCTGCTGCCGAGCTGGGCGATGTCCGGCGGCCCGGACGCCGCGCTGGCCCGGCTCGCCGATCCGGCCGAGCGTGCGCGAATCACCCTGGACGTCAACGTGAACGGATCGGACGGCTGCCACGGGGTGACCGTCGAATGGGACACCATCCAGATCAGCGGCGTCGGTAATGACGAGTTGCGCTCCGCCGTCGGCAAGACCGTCGCGGAGCTGGCGGCCGAGCGCGGGGCCGAACCGGTGGCGATCTTCTTCGACCTGCTGCGCCGGGATCAGTTGGCCACCACCATCCTTCAGCACGTCGGCCACGAGGAGAACGTGCGCGCCATCATGGCCGACCCCGGCCATATGGGCGGCAGCGACGCGCTGCTGGTCGGCGACCGGCCGCACCCGCGGGCGTGGGGCACCTTTCCCCGCTACCTCGCGCGGTACGTGCGCGAACTCGGCGTGCTCGGGCTGGCGGAATGCGTGCACCATCTGACCGGCCGCCCCGCCCGACGACTCCGGCTGCGCGAGCGCGGGCTGATCCGCGCCGGATACGCGGCCGATCTCGTGCTGTTCGATCCGGCGACGATCACCGACACCGCCACCTTCGAGAATCCGAAACAGCGGGCGCGCGGTATCGCGCACGTCCTGGTCAACGGCCGGTTCGCCATCGAAAACGGCACGCCGACCGGCATTCTGGCAGGCCGCTCGCTGCGTATGGACGCCTCGCGAAAGGAGACCAGATGA
- a CDS encoding bifunctional 4-hydroxy-2-oxoglutarate aldolase/2-dehydro-3-deoxy-phosphogluconate aldolase has translation MTAGTTALDIIRADRVLTVVRAPHIPDPVALAEALAHSGIRTLELTFTTPGVLDYLKRAGAAADALLGVGTVLTGEQARAAIDNGARFLVTPGLRAEVAEVAVAREIPVIMGAFTPTEVLQALDLGAAAVKIFPARALGPGYLKDLRGPFPDVALIPSGGVNAGNAADFLANGAVAVTAGTDVVAPADVAAGRWSDIASRAAAFVRSMK, from the coding sequence ATGACCGCCGGAACGACGGCGCTGGACATCATCCGCGCCGACCGGGTGCTGACCGTGGTCCGCGCCCCGCACATCCCGGATCCGGTCGCGCTCGCGGAAGCTTTGGCGCACTCCGGGATTCGCACCCTGGAACTCACCTTCACCACGCCGGGCGTGCTGGACTACCTGAAGCGGGCGGGCGCGGCGGCCGATGCGCTGCTCGGCGTCGGCACCGTGCTCACCGGTGAGCAGGCCCGCGCGGCCATCGACAACGGCGCACGGTTCCTGGTCACCCCAGGGCTGCGGGCCGAGGTGGCCGAGGTCGCCGTCGCCCGCGAAATCCCGGTCATCATGGGCGCTTTCACGCCCACCGAGGTGCTGCAGGCGCTCGATCTCGGCGCGGCCGCGGTGAAGATCTTCCCGGCCCGCGCGCTCGGGCCCGGATACCTGAAGGACCTGCGCGGGCCCTTCCCTGATGTGGCGCTCATCCCCTCGGGTGGCGTCAACGCGGGCAATGCCGCCGACTTCCTCGCCAACGGGGCGGTCGCCGTCACCGCGGGCACCGATGTCGTGGCGCCCGCCGATGTCGCCGCGGGCCGATGGTCCGATATCGCCTCGCGCGCGGCCGCTTTCGTTCGATCCATGAAGTAA